The proteins below come from a single Flavobacterium lindanitolerans genomic window:
- a CDS encoding TetR/AcrR family transcriptional regulator: MKKAAITRLNILQKAFELIYEKGYLTTSIDEILATTAVTKGAFYYHFKNKDEMGIAIINELLKPSFKATFLTPLQSGGDTIQTIYDMMREILMDNEILKVEYGCPASNLTQEMAPWNAEFTKALNDLSLEWKDAIIGCIENGKKEGNIRPEVKAEQVAIFIMSGYWGIRNIGKLSNSKSVYLVYLQQLKDYLETLR; encoded by the coding sequence ATGAAAAAAGCGGCAATCACACGGCTGAATATCCTCCAAAAAGCTTTTGAGCTGATATATGAAAAAGGATACCTGACTACCAGTATTGATGAAATTCTGGCCACAACCGCTGTCACCAAAGGAGCTTTTTACTACCATTTCAAAAACAAAGACGAAATGGGTATTGCCATCATCAACGAATTACTAAAACCATCATTTAAGGCTACTTTCCTAACTCCACTACAATCAGGCGGCGATACCATCCAGACTATCTATGACATGATGCGTGAGATACTTATGGACAATGAAATTCTTAAAGTTGAATATGGCTGTCCGGCCTCTAATCTTACCCAGGAAATGGCTCCCTGGAACGCTGAATTTACAAAAGCACTAAACGACCTGTCGTTAGAATGGAAAGATGCTATTATTGGCTGTATCGAAAATGGTAAAAAAGAAGGAAATATACGACCGGAAGTAAAAGCAGAGCAGGTTGCTATTTTTATCATGTCTGGCTATTGGGGCATCCGGAATATAGGCAAACTCAGCAATAGCAAATCGGTCTATCTTGTCTATCTACAACAGTTAAAAGACTATCTCGAAACCTTGCGTTAA
- a CDS encoding rhodanese-like domain-containing protein: protein MKRIIIIVGVLLLIYIGYRIYRIYTLDKGLDKLLSEGAIILDVRTENEYKMGHIEGSLNISLGEIRNRYTELDTAKTYITVCSHGLRSVKAENILKEKGFKKVYNGGAWNDLQESVFFRH, encoded by the coding sequence ATGAAACGGATAATTATTATTGTTGGTGTATTGCTTCTAATCTATATCGGATATCGTATTTACAGAATTTACACTTTAGACAAAGGATTGGACAAGTTATTATCTGAAGGAGCCATTATTCTCGACGTACGCACAGAAAATGAATATAAGATGGGCCATATCGAAGGTTCGCTCAATATATCCTTAGGTGAAATCCGTAATCGCTATACTGAACTCGACACTGCAAAAACCTATATCACCGTATGCTCGCATGGTCTTCGCAGTGTCAAGGCCGAAAATATCCTGAAAGAAAAAGGATTTAAGAAAGTATATAACGGAGGTGCGTGGAATGATTTACAGGAAAGTGTTTTTTTTAGGCACTAA
- a CDS encoding dihydrofolate reductase family protein: protein MKKVILDLAVTLDGFIEGPNGEIDWCIMDEDMDFDGFLDSIDTIFYGRASYDVWGNYQPEEGAGIAEQKLWQGVHSKNKFVFSGQKRQDPNATFISSDIVEKVAEIKQQDGKDIWLYGGAGLIKTFIQSGLIDIYRISVHPVALGSGKPLFEDLKQRVELKLLKTNTFQSGVVQLIYEPVR from the coding sequence ATGAAAAAAGTAATTTTAGACCTGGCCGTAACACTCGACGGATTTATTGAAGGACCAAACGGAGAAATCGATTGGTGCATTATGGATGAAGATATGGATTTTGACGGCTTCCTTGACAGCATAGATACCATATTCTACGGAAGAGCGAGTTATGATGTCTGGGGCAACTATCAGCCGGAAGAAGGAGCCGGTATTGCAGAACAAAAACTATGGCAGGGTGTCCATTCAAAAAACAAATTTGTTTTCTCCGGTCAGAAACGGCAAGACCCAAACGCCACCTTTATCAGTTCTGACATAGTTGAAAAAGTAGCCGAAATCAAGCAACAGGACGGAAAAGATATCTGGCTGTATGGTGGTGCCGGACTTATCAAAACCTTCATACAGTCAGGGCTTATCGATATTTACAGGATATCCGTACATCCGGTGGCTTTAGGTAGCGGTAAACCTTTATTTGAAGACCTCAAACAACGGGTAGAATTGAAACTTCTCAAAACCAACACTTTTCAGTCTGGCGTCGTACAGCTAATCTACGAACCGGTTCGGTAG
- a CDS encoding sensor histidine kinase, whose protein sequence is MYKPSNKIISIYLVIGILWILVSDRSFAYFGFNGDSILFQTLKGIGFIVASGALFWVMLRRYENKNQKYLNRLKNITEELTLSNNRYTVVTKATNNIIWDWDFKKGRVIWGESLTRIFGYPELENHSTWWTNKIHPEDKERVAKRFDKFIETSNKEKWSDEYRIITESGDIRYIYDRGYILFNKKGKPLRMIGSLEDITERKINEEQLKQLNLQLNKRMEELAVSNAELEQFAYIASHDLQEPLRMITRFLSEIQRKYNDKLDDKGKEYIHYAVDGSHRMRNLILDLLEYSRVGKFDQTIETIDLNTLIEEVVNYHETFIKESKAIIKWSHLPTIQNRKTPIQLVFQNLISNALKYHSESEPPLIEITYQDLDNRWLFLVKDNGIGIDPMFSEKIFVIFQRLHAKHEYSGTGIGLAICKKIIEAQGGKIWVESEEGQGSTFYFTVSK, encoded by the coding sequence ATGTACAAACCTTCCAATAAAATAATCTCCATCTATCTTGTGATTGGAATCCTATGGATTTTAGTCAGTGACCGCTCATTTGCCTATTTTGGTTTTAATGGCGACAGCATTCTCTTCCAAACGCTTAAAGGAATTGGTTTTATTGTAGCCTCGGGAGCTCTCTTCTGGGTAATGCTCAGGAGATATGAAAACAAAAACCAGAAATACCTCAACAGGCTAAAAAACATTACAGAAGAACTTACCCTTTCCAATAACAGATATACCGTAGTAACCAAAGCAACCAACAATATTATCTGGGACTGGGACTTTAAGAAAGGCAGGGTTATCTGGGGTGAATCGCTTACAAGAATCTTTGGCTATCCGGAACTTGAAAACCACAGTACCTGGTGGACTAACAAAATTCATCCGGAAGACAAAGAACGGGTTGCAAAAAGATTCGACAAGTTTATCGAAACTTCAAATAAAGAAAAATGGTCAGACGAATACCGCATCATTACAGAATCCGGAGACATCCGGTATATATATGACCGGGGATATATCCTATTCAACAAAAAAGGGAAACCCCTCCGCATGATAGGTTCTCTGGAAGACATTACAGAAAGGAAAATCAATGAAGAGCAACTCAAACAGCTTAATCTTCAACTTAACAAAAGAATGGAAGAGCTTGCTGTTTCCAATGCCGAGCTGGAACAATTTGCCTATATTGCTTCACACGACCTGCAGGAGCCTTTACGCATGATAACAAGATTTTTATCAGAAATCCAAAGAAAATACAATGACAAACTGGATGACAAAGGCAAAGAATACATTCATTATGCCGTTGACGGTTCTCACAGGATGCGCAATCTTATACTTGACCTTCTGGAGTATTCCAGAGTTGGGAAATTCGACCAGACCATCGAAACAATCGACCTCAATACGCTAATTGAAGAAGTTGTCAATTATCACGAAACTTTTATAAAAGAAAGCAAGGCAATTATAAAATGGAGCCATCTGCCTACTATCCAAAACCGTAAAACACCAATACAGCTTGTTTTTCAGAACCTAATCAGCAATGCCCTAAAATACCACAGCGAATCAGAGCCACCATTAATAGAAATAACATATCAGGATTTGGATAACCGCTGGCTTTTTCTGGTTAAGGATAACGGAATTGGGATAGACCCTATGTTCAGTGAAAAAATATTCGTCATTTTCCAACGGCTTCATGCCAAACATGAATATTCAGGAACCGGGATTGGTTTGGCAATCTGTAAAAAAATCATAGAAGCCCAAGGTGGAAAAATCTGGGTAGAATCAGAAGAAGGTCAGGGCAGCACATTTTATTTTACTGTAAGCAAATAA
- the typA gene encoding translational GTPase TypA has protein sequence MESIRNIAIIAHVDHGKTTLVDKIMYHCQLFRENENTGDLILDNNDLERERGITITSKNVSVVYKGTKINIIDTPGHADFGGEVERVLNMADGVCLLVDAFEGPMPQTRFVLQKAIDLGLKPCVVINKVDKENCTPEEVHEKVFDLMFELGATEEQLDFPTVYGSAKNNWMSEDWKQQTQNIEPLLDMVIQHVPAPKVSEGTPQMLITSLDFSSFTGRIAIGRLERGILKEGMPISLVKRDGKVIKSRIKELHTFEGLGRKKVEQVVAGDICAIVGVEGFEIGDTIADFENPEALQTIAIDEPTMSMLFTINDSPFFGKEGKFVTSRHIRERLTKELEKNLAMRVGETDSADKFMVFGRGVLHLSVLIETMRREGYELQIGQPQVIIKEVDGVKCEPIEELTIDLPENLSGRAVEFVSVRKGEMLSMEGKGDRMVVKFNIPSRGIIGLRNQLLTATAGEAIMAHRFIGYEPYKGEIPGRNNGSLISMENGKAIPYSIDKLQDRGKFFVDPNEDIYEGQVIGENTRSDDMTVNVTKTKKLSNVRSSGADEKTRIVPAIKFSLEEALEYIQKDEYVEVTPKSLRLRKIYLNENDRKRFKF, from the coding sequence ATGGAATCTATCAGAAACATTGCAATTATTGCCCACGTCGATCACGGTAAGACTACTTTGGTTGATAAAATTATGTACCATTGCCAGCTTTTCCGCGAAAACGAAAATACGGGAGACCTGATTCTTGACAATAACGATTTGGAGCGTGAGAGAGGTATTACGATTACTTCTAAAAACGTTTCTGTTGTTTACAAAGGAACAAAAATCAATATTATCGATACTCCGGGTCACGCGGATTTTGGAGGCGAGGTTGAGCGTGTCCTGAATATGGCCGATGGTGTTTGCCTTTTGGTAGATGCTTTTGAAGGTCCTATGCCGCAAACGCGTTTCGTGTTGCAAAAAGCAATCGATCTTGGATTGAAACCTTGCGTGGTAATCAATAAAGTAGACAAGGAAAACTGTACTCCTGAGGAAGTACACGAAAAAGTTTTTGACCTGATGTTTGAACTTGGTGCTACTGAAGAGCAATTGGATTTCCCAACGGTTTATGGTTCTGCAAAAAACAACTGGATGTCTGAGGATTGGAAACAACAGACTCAAAATATTGAGCCTCTTTTGGATATGGTTATCCAGCATGTTCCTGCTCCAAAAGTTTCTGAAGGAACACCACAAATGTTGATTACATCTTTAGACTTTTCATCTTTTACAGGACGTATTGCTATTGGACGTCTTGAAAGAGGGATATTGAAAGAAGGAATGCCTATTTCTTTGGTAAAAAGAGATGGTAAAGTTATAAAATCACGTATCAAGGAACTTCACACTTTTGAAGGACTTGGCCGTAAAAAAGTGGAGCAGGTAGTAGCAGGTGATATTTGTGCAATTGTTGGTGTTGAAGGTTTTGAAATTGGTGATACCATTGCCGATTTTGAAAATCCGGAAGCATTACAGACTATTGCTATCGATGAACCTACGATGAGTATGTTATTTACGATTAACGATTCTCCTTTCTTTGGAAAAGAAGGTAAGTTCGTAACTTCAAGACATATTCGTGAGCGTTTGACAAAAGAGTTGGAGAAAAACCTTGCAATGCGTGTTGGTGAGACTGATTCTGCTGATAAGTTCATGGTTTTTGGTCGTGGAGTTCTTCACTTGTCAGTTCTTATTGAAACAATGAGAAGAGAAGGTTATGAATTACAGATTGGTCAGCCTCAGGTAATCATTAAAGAGGTTGATGGTGTGAAATGCGAGCCTATTGAAGAATTGACAATCGACCTTCCGGAAAATCTTTCAGGAAGAGCAGTAGAATTTGTGTCTGTACGTAAAGGCGAAATGCTTTCTATGGAAGGAAAAGGAGACAGGATGGTTGTGAAATTTAATATTCCTTCACGTGGAATCATCGGTTTGCGTAACCAGCTATTGACAGCTACAGCAGGTGAGGCCATCATGGCACACCGTTTCATAGGTTATGAGCCATACAAAGGAGAGATTCCGGGAAGAAATAACGGTTCATTGATTTCTATGGAAAATGGTAAGGCAATTCCTTATTCTATCGATAAATTACAGGACCGAGGTAAATTCTTTGTAGATCCAAACGAAGATATCTATGAAGGTCAGGTAATTGGCGAGAATACACGTAGCGATGATATGACTGTAAACGTAACTAAAACGAAAAAACTTTCTAACGTTCGTTCTTCAGGAGCGGACGAAAAGACAAGAATCGTTCCGGCTATCAAGTTCTCATTAGAAGAGGCGCTTGAATACATCCAGAAAGATGAGTATGTTGAGGTTACGCCAAAATCTTTACGTTTGAGAAAGATTTACTTAAATGAAAATGACAGAAAACGTTTTAAATTCTAA
- a CDS encoding DUF3817 domain-containing protein codes for MLTLLKTPIGRLRLLGYVEGLSLLVLLFIAVPLKYATENPSLSKIIGPTHGALFLLFIINTLSVGVEQQWQFRKTTYKVLLACIIPFGTFYIDRKILRKI; via the coding sequence ATGCTTACACTACTAAAAACTCCTATCGGACGCCTCCGGCTTCTTGGCTATGTCGAAGGCCTTTCCCTGCTCGTACTTCTTTTTATAGCCGTACCCTTAAAATATGCAACGGAAAATCCTTCGCTTTCAAAAATAATAGGACCCACCCACGGTGCCTTGTTCCTGCTCTTTATAATAAACACCCTAAGCGTTGGAGTCGAGCAGCAATGGCAGTTCAGAAAAACGACCTACAAAGTCCTATTGGCGTGTATTATTCCTTTTGGCACCTTTTATATAGACCGTAAAATCCTAAGAAAAATATGA
- a CDS encoding alpha/beta hydrolase family protein translates to MHIKIKTLIFCLLAVSSLYAQKAKIEYLPDLPYDKYEIQNKKDTLTFYLSVTASKEKLPLVVYVQGSGKNSLFAMRNGKVVPTNGHSSWYTVAQEKFKVLIIEKPGVKYLQDGSKNFDKKFSLENWSNTITNAINYVLKKEYIDNRKILIAGHSEGGIVVSRVAALMKDTVSHVAILAGEGPSQLYSLYKFAEDGTFFNTEEHNMPLPEQRIDYVKNTWNDILSDPNNTTKNFWGFSYLRWSSMLKTSVIDELEKYNGKILLLQGTADKAVYPESATIAYTTLLSKGKNIRLELINNADHSFNISDQPQTDGWRMVIEKTLQWFNQ, encoded by the coding sequence ATGCACATCAAAATCAAAACTCTCATTTTTTGCCTACTGGCGGTTTCTTCGCTTTACGCCCAAAAAGCCAAAATAGAATACCTGCCTGACTTGCCGTATGACAAATACGAAATCCAAAACAAAAAGGACACACTTACATTCTATCTTTCTGTAACAGCTTCAAAAGAAAAATTACCTTTGGTGGTATATGTTCAGGGCTCTGGCAAAAACTCACTGTTTGCCATGAGAAATGGAAAAGTAGTTCCTACCAACGGACACAGCTCATGGTATACAGTCGCGCAGGAAAAATTTAAGGTACTGATTATTGAAAAACCGGGTGTAAAATATCTTCAAGACGGGTCTAAAAATTTTGATAAAAAATTTTCTTTAGAAAACTGGAGCAATACTATCACAAATGCCATCAATTACGTCCTTAAGAAGGAATACATTGACAATCGCAAAATACTCATTGCCGGACATTCTGAAGGAGGCATTGTTGTTTCGAGAGTAGCTGCCCTGATGAAAGATACCGTTAGTCATGTTGCCATATTAGCCGGAGAAGGTCCGTCGCAATTGTATAGCCTGTATAAATTTGCAGAAGACGGCACTTTTTTTAATACCGAAGAACATAATATGCCGTTACCGGAACAACGTATCGATTACGTAAAAAACACATGGAACGATATACTCTCTGACCCCAACAATACCACTAAAAATTTCTGGGGATTCTCCTATCTCCGATGGTCGAGTATGTTAAAAACTTCGGTTATTGACGAACTGGAAAAATACAACGGAAAAATACTCCTGTTGCAAGGAACAGCAGACAAGGCCGTTTATCCTGAATCGGCAACAATAGCCTATACTACATTACTCTCCAAAGGAAAAAATATACGTTTGGAACTTATAAACAATGCCGACCATTCCTTTAATATATCAGACCAGCCCCAAACAGATGGCTGGAGAATGGTTATTGAAAAAACACTCCAATGGTTCAACCAATAA
- a CDS encoding VOC family protein has translation MKTRKIWANLGVEDLERTTEFYTQIGFQPNGVSKELTSFLVGDDNFIIHFFLKEILKSNTKIELTDPKQGNEIIFTLSAESKEEVNQWQEAVKSAGGTIISEAEEFGKGYYGFVFSDPDEHKFNLFYM, from the coding sequence ATGAAAACAAGAAAAATCTGGGCCAATCTGGGTGTTGAAGATTTAGAACGCACAACTGAATTCTATACTCAAATAGGCTTTCAACCAAATGGAGTTTCTAAAGAACTGACCAGTTTTTTGGTTGGCGATGACAATTTTATCATCCATTTCTTTTTAAAGGAAATCCTTAAATCCAATACCAAAATAGAATTAACCGACCCAAAACAGGGCAACGAAATAATATTTACCCTTTCTGCCGAAAGCAAAGAAGAAGTAAACCAATGGCAGGAAGCAGTTAAAAGTGCAGGCGGGACAATTATTTCCGAAGCAGAAGAATTTGGAAAAGGATATTATGGGTTTGTTTTCTCTGACCCTGACGAACATAAATTCAATTTGTTTTATATGTAA